A single Capra hircus breed San Clemente chromosome 13, ASM170441v1, whole genome shotgun sequence DNA region contains:
- the CCM2L gene encoding cerebral cavernous malformations 2 protein-like isoform X2: MEYEVKKGKKGFVSPIRRLVFPKAARRAACRSSVSRRPLHSMPLYPPDYLIDPQILLCDYLEKEVKFLGHLTWVTSSLNPSSRDELLQLLDTARLKELPLKTTAEQDSILSLSARCLLLTWRDNEELILRIPTHEIAAASYLQDDALHLLVLKTGLGVDPVPAGVDASPGGAGRDPGPPGVAPEKRRVGTTERRHTICSLDWRMAWGGGAGAEARAGGGGGGSLERQRAGARASGSWERRQTFSGSWERRHAGGGGGAGKPGGSWERRQAGGGGGSWERRHPGPNPLDPQDPSPDAYCNLVILAVANRDAAEESCALICQVFQIIYGDQSIECVDRAGYHYTSTPERPWLCSRSESCRTDGTYAYDADFSCCSSFNSSQDTFEACYSGTSTPSFPGSHCSSSDHSGLGLEQLQDYMVTLRTKLGPPEIQQFALLLREYRLGLPIQDYCAGLLKLYGDRRKFLLLGMRPFIPDQDIGYFEGFLEGVGIREGGILTDSFGRIKRSMSSTSASAVRSYDGAQRPEAQAFHRLLTDITHDIEALAPDDDESTDEEARDSPGGGDAAEDNYL; the protein is encoded by the exons atggaatatgaagtcaagaaagGGAAAAAG GGCTTTGTGTCCCCCATCCGGAGGCTGGTGTTCCCCAAGGCTGCGCGCCGGGCAGCCTGTCGGAGCAGTGTGAGCCGCCGCCCCCTGCACTCAATGCCCCTCTATCCCCCCGACTACCTCATCGACCCTCAGATTCTGCTCTGTGACTATCTGGAGAAAGAGGTCAAG TTCCTGGGCCACCTCACCTGGGTCACCTCCTCACTGAACCCCTCCAGCCGGGACGAGCTCCTGCAGCTGCTGGACACGGCCAGG CTGAAGGAGCTGCCGCTGAAGACCACGGCGGAGCAAGACAGCATCCTGAGCCTGTCGGCCCGCTGCCTGCTGCTCACCTGGCGCGACAACGAGGAGCTTATCTTGCGTATACCCACGCACGAGATTGCCGCCGCCTCCTACCTGCAGGACGACGCTCTGCACCTGCTGGTGCTGAAGACCG GTCTGGGCGTGGACCCGGTGCCAGCCGGCGTAGACGCCAGccccggcggggcggggcgcgacCCGGGCCCACCGGGCGTGGCGCCCGAAAAGCGGCGGGTGGGCACCACCGAGCGGCGCCACACCATCTGCAGCCTGGACTGGCGGATGGCGTGGGGCGGCGGCGCAGGCGCAGAGGCCCgggccgggggcggcggcggcggcagcctgGAGCGCCAGCGCGCCGGGGCGCGGGCGTCGGGCAGCTGGGAGCGGCGACAGACGTTCAGCGGCAGCTGGGAGCGGCGGCacgccggcggcggcggcggcgcgggaaAGCCAGGCGGCAGCTGGGAGCGGAGGCAGGCGGGCGGCGGCGGTGGCAGCTGGGAGCGGCGCCACCCGGGCCCCAACCCGCTAGACCCGCAGGACCCCAGCCCCGACGCCTACTGCAACCTGGTCATTCTGGCTGTGGCCAACAGG GATGCTGCCGAGGAGTCCTGTGCCCTCATCTGTCAGGTCTTCCAGATCATCTACGGAGACCAGAGCATCGAGTGTGTGGACCGGGCTGGTTACCACTACACATCCACGCCTGAACGACCGTGGCTCTGTAGCCGCA GTGAGAGCTGCCGCACTGACGGGACCTATGCCTACGACGCCGACTTCAGCTGCTGCAGCTCCTT CAACAGCTCCCAGGACACATTTGAAGCCTGTTACAGCGGCACGTCCACACCCTCTTTCCCTGGGTCCCACTGCAGCAGCAGCGACCACAGCGGCCTGGGCCTTGAGCAGTTACAGGACTACATGGTCACG TTGCGGACTAAGCTGGGGCCCCCAGAGATCCAGCAGTTTGCGCTGCTGCTTCGGGAGTACCGGCTGGGGCTGCCCATCCAGGACTACTGTGCAGGCCTGCTGAAGCTCTACGGAGACCGGCGCAAGTTCCTCCTGCTTG GGATGAGGCCCTTCATTCCGGACCAGGACATCGGCTACTtcgaaggcttcctggagggcgTGGGCATCCGCGAGGGCGGCATCCTCACCGACAGCTTCGGCCGCATCAAGCGCAGCATGAGCTCCACGTCGGCGTCGGCGGTGCGCAGCTACGACGGCGCCCAGCGGCCGGAGGCGCAGGCCTTCCACCGGCTGCTGACAGACATAACGCACGACATCGAGGCGCTGGCCCCCGACGATGACGAAAGCACGGACGAAGAGGCCCGGGACTCCCCGGGCGGGGGCGACGCGGCCGAGGACAACTACCTGTAG
- the CCM2L gene encoding cerebral cavernous malformations 2 protein-like isoform X1, whose protein sequence is MEYEVKKGKKGFVSPIRRLVFPKAARRAACRSSVSRRPLHSMPLYPPDYLIDPQILLCDYLEKEVKFLGHLTWVTSSLNPSSRDELLQLLDTARQLKELPLKTTAEQDSILSLSARCLLLTWRDNEELILRIPTHEIAAASYLQDDALHLLVLKTGLGVDPVPAGVDASPGGAGRDPGPPGVAPEKRRVGTTERRHTICSLDWRMAWGGGAGAEARAGGGGGGSLERQRAGARASGSWERRQTFSGSWERRHAGGGGGAGKPGGSWERRQAGGGGGSWERRHPGPNPLDPQDPSPDAYCNLVILAVANRDAAEESCALICQVFQIIYGDQSIECVDRAGYHYTSTPERPWLCSRSESCRTDGTYAYDADFSCCSSFNSSQDTFEACYSGTSTPSFPGSHCSSSDHSGLGLEQLQDYMVTLRTKLGPPEIQQFALLLREYRLGLPIQDYCAGLLKLYGDRRKFLLLGMRPFIPDQDIGYFEGFLEGVGIREGGILTDSFGRIKRSMSSTSASAVRSYDGAQRPEAQAFHRLLTDITHDIEALAPDDDESTDEEARDSPGGGDAAEDNYL, encoded by the exons atggaatatgaagtcaagaaagGGAAAAAG GGCTTTGTGTCCCCCATCCGGAGGCTGGTGTTCCCCAAGGCTGCGCGCCGGGCAGCCTGTCGGAGCAGTGTGAGCCGCCGCCCCCTGCACTCAATGCCCCTCTATCCCCCCGACTACCTCATCGACCCTCAGATTCTGCTCTGTGACTATCTGGAGAAAGAGGTCAAG TTCCTGGGCCACCTCACCTGGGTCACCTCCTCACTGAACCCCTCCAGCCGGGACGAGCTCCTGCAGCTGCTGGACACGGCCAGG CAGCTGAAGGAGCTGCCGCTGAAGACCACGGCGGAGCAAGACAGCATCCTGAGCCTGTCGGCCCGCTGCCTGCTGCTCACCTGGCGCGACAACGAGGAGCTTATCTTGCGTATACCCACGCACGAGATTGCCGCCGCCTCCTACCTGCAGGACGACGCTCTGCACCTGCTGGTGCTGAAGACCG GTCTGGGCGTGGACCCGGTGCCAGCCGGCGTAGACGCCAGccccggcggggcggggcgcgacCCGGGCCCACCGGGCGTGGCGCCCGAAAAGCGGCGGGTGGGCACCACCGAGCGGCGCCACACCATCTGCAGCCTGGACTGGCGGATGGCGTGGGGCGGCGGCGCAGGCGCAGAGGCCCgggccgggggcggcggcggcggcagcctgGAGCGCCAGCGCGCCGGGGCGCGGGCGTCGGGCAGCTGGGAGCGGCGACAGACGTTCAGCGGCAGCTGGGAGCGGCGGCacgccggcggcggcggcggcgcgggaaAGCCAGGCGGCAGCTGGGAGCGGAGGCAGGCGGGCGGCGGCGGTGGCAGCTGGGAGCGGCGCCACCCGGGCCCCAACCCGCTAGACCCGCAGGACCCCAGCCCCGACGCCTACTGCAACCTGGTCATTCTGGCTGTGGCCAACAGG GATGCTGCCGAGGAGTCCTGTGCCCTCATCTGTCAGGTCTTCCAGATCATCTACGGAGACCAGAGCATCGAGTGTGTGGACCGGGCTGGTTACCACTACACATCCACGCCTGAACGACCGTGGCTCTGTAGCCGCA GTGAGAGCTGCCGCACTGACGGGACCTATGCCTACGACGCCGACTTCAGCTGCTGCAGCTCCTT CAACAGCTCCCAGGACACATTTGAAGCCTGTTACAGCGGCACGTCCACACCCTCTTTCCCTGGGTCCCACTGCAGCAGCAGCGACCACAGCGGCCTGGGCCTTGAGCAGTTACAGGACTACATGGTCACG TTGCGGACTAAGCTGGGGCCCCCAGAGATCCAGCAGTTTGCGCTGCTGCTTCGGGAGTACCGGCTGGGGCTGCCCATCCAGGACTACTGTGCAGGCCTGCTGAAGCTCTACGGAGACCGGCGCAAGTTCCTCCTGCTTG GGATGAGGCCCTTCATTCCGGACCAGGACATCGGCTACTtcgaaggcttcctggagggcgTGGGCATCCGCGAGGGCGGCATCCTCACCGACAGCTTCGGCCGCATCAAGCGCAGCATGAGCTCCACGTCGGCGTCGGCGGTGCGCAGCTACGACGGCGCCCAGCGGCCGGAGGCGCAGGCCTTCCACCGGCTGCTGACAGACATAACGCACGACATCGAGGCGCTGGCCCCCGACGATGACGAAAGCACGGACGAAGAGGCCCGGGACTCCCCGGGCGGGGGCGACGCGGCCGAGGACAACTACCTGTAG